A single region of the Nicotiana sylvestris chromosome 6, ASM39365v2, whole genome shotgun sequence genome encodes:
- the LOC104225010 gene encoding mitogen-activated protein kinase kinase SIPKK, translated as MKKGSLAPNLKLSLPPPDEVNLSKFLTESGTFKDGDLLVNRDGVRIVSQSEVEAPSVIQPSDNQLCLADFEAVKVIGKGNGGIVRLVQHKWTGQFFALKVIQMNIEESMRKHIAQELRINQSSQCPYVVISYQSFFDNGAISIILEYMDGGSLADFLKKVKTIPERYLAAICKQVLKGLWYLHHEKHIIHRDLKPSNLLINHIGDVKITDFGVSAVLASTSGLANTFVGTYNYMSPERILGGAYGYRSDIWSLGLVLLECATGVFPYSPPQADEGWVNVYELMETIVDQPAPSAPPDQFSPQFCSFISACVQKDQKDRLSANELMRHPFITMYDDLDIDLGSYFTSAGPPLATLTEL; from the exons ATGAAGAAAGGATCTTTAGCTCCTAATCTTAAACTTTCTCTCCCTCCTCCTGATGAAGTTAATCTCTCCAAATTCCT GACTGAATCAGGGACGTTTAAGGATGGAGATCTTCTGGTGAATAGAGATGGAGTTCGAATTGTCTCTCAAAGTGAAGTTGAAGCT CCATCAGTTATACAGCCATCAGACAACCAGTTATGCTTAGCAGATTTTGAAGCAGTTAAAGTTATTGGGAAGGGAAATGGTGGTATTGTGCGGCTGGTTCAACATAAATGGACAGGGCAATTTTTCGCTCTCAAG GTTATTCAGATGAATATTGAAGAGTCCATGCGCAAGCATATTGCTCAAGAACTGAGAATTAATCAGTCATCTCAGTGTCCATATGTTGTCATAAGCTATCAGTCATTCTTTGACAATGGTGCTATCTCCATAATTTTGGAGTACATGGATGGTGGCTCCTTAGCAGATTTTCTGAAAAAAGTCAAGACAATACCTGAACGATATCTTGCTGCCATCTGCAAACAG GTTCTCAAAGGCTTGTGGTATCTTCATCATGAGAAACATATTATTCACAGGGATTTGAAACCTTCGAATTTGCTAATCAATCACATAGGTGATGTCAAAATCACTGACTTTGGTGTGAGTGCAGTGCTGGCAAGCACATCTGGACTTGCTAATACCTTTGTCGGCACTTACAACTATATGTCT CCGGAGAGAATTTTAGGAGGCGCCTATGGTTACAGAAGCGACATTTGGAGCTTGGGTTTAGTTTTACTAGAGTGTGCAACAGGTGTTTTcccatattcaccgccccaaGCAGATGAAGGATGGGTTAATGTCTATGAACTTATGGAAACTATAGTTGACCAACCAGCACCAAGTGCACCTCCCGACCAATTTTCTCCACAATTCTGCTCATTCATATCTGCGTG CGTGCAGAAGGACCAGAAGGACAGATTGTCAGCAAATGAACTCATG AGGCACCCTTTCATCACCATGTACGATGACCTGGATATTGACCTTGGATCTTACTTCACATCGGCAGGACCTCCATTGGCAACACTCACTGAGTTATAA